Proteins co-encoded in one Podarcis muralis chromosome 12, rPodMur119.hap1.1, whole genome shotgun sequence genomic window:
- the LOC114607104 gene encoding uncharacterized protein LOC114607104 isoform X2: MQSKVCISPLKLINFHALKFARDQTVSSYKMKASSENGPYSTNQRPFFYAQPTAQQPFPNPWFLGPMYNPYGIPTAGLRSGNPYFPFYSVPVQEYPGYLIPQHPMQMRVNRRPYFNGPPPSSPMFFQATRFRHYNPGKRTETKETQTDPRQAESKPKKHQDHGLEVRDCEMGNMACVSSGVGKDADISLEKPERAVSPLIAERDFAKGSAGSLQFRSLPPSGYAFEKEEVRIEYGNSGGPAIQLWKSFKETIPLYDVVKKPVPENVMQRDMFAMSSCEGVAYGPHEQTELVPSISYPEEQEAVEDVQETEPQYKSKLDLGKQGATTHGPKSPLDEARTVQLAEQNRPDQLGARQEALMSKRSGLKRFGGSRAPHDVSNLVRQRELFPSGMEIMNDSYFPRKLNENNDVSEEHVPTSEKSMWCDESEKYIPPEGWLACLNSMDSNSNYNPHFSRRKRPSVLSFTSDEMSSVDEDSSMDDAPLSYFVSDYMLQNMYTFKKSVEGLEIDKIKSGGSLNEDEEVVGMEQDNTSCSQNLKGSSRVKIKEVSSPSGKLGVLPRTSSKRHLQSLKKKATKSLSPSEADESEEYWVKEPEEEEEEEEEEEEDNDDYLNQRGSRRTLTPTRSCPYRQTGQQVIWRVPKNAVPAHLLSWPVQDKMKTATKLKKDQEQVEDLFGDYSFWLQRPTSQQLEALEARRNSQKSSGRLQKEGGRTASAEYWVKSGARPKFASLVHGDHFPVIRSRERGDLLLGMPKRKARKPPHKRRDTRHDIEVEEWEKPKATQHKGRGTRRSLYKRR, encoded by the exons CCTACAAAATGAAAGCTTCCTCGGAAAACGGACCCTATTCCACAAACCAAAGGCCCTTTTTTTACGCACAACCGACGGCACAGCAACCCTTCCCTAATCCATGGTTCCTTGGCCCAATGTACAACCCGTACGGCATCCCTACAGCAG GCTTAAGAAGTGGGAATCCATATTTCCCCTTTTACTCCGTTCCTGTTCAAGAGTATCCTGGATATCTTATTCCACAGCATCCCATGCAAATGAGAGTTAACAGGAGACCCTATTTCAATGGTCCTCCACCCTCATCACCCATGTTTTTCCAAGCCACACGCTTCAGGCACTATAATCCCGGCAAGCGAACAGAGACCAAAGAAACTCAGACTGACCCTAGGCAGGCTGAAAGCAAACCGAAAAAACATCAGGATCATGGTTTAGAAGTGAGAGACTGTGAAATGGGGAACATGGCCTGTGTCTCATCTGGTGTTGGTAAAGATGCTGATATCTCTTTGGAAAAGCCAGAGAGGGCTGTATCTCCTCTTATTGCAGAGAGAGACTTTGCCAAGGGCTCTGCAGGTTCTTTACAGTTCCGAAGCCTTCCCCCATCAGGTTACGCTTTTGAGAAAGAGGAAGTGAGAATAGAGTACGGGAACAGCGGTGGTCCCGCCATTCAACTATGGAAGTCCTTCAAAGAAACAATTCCTCTTTATGATGTGGTGAAGAAGCCAGTGCCGGAGAATGTGATGCAAAGGGATATGTTTGCTATGAGTTCCTGCGAAGGCGTTGCCTATGGGCCTCATGAACAAACTGAACTGGTGCCGAGCATTTCTTACCCAGAGGAGCAAGAGGCTGTTGAAGATGTGCAAGAGACGGAGCCTCAATATAAATCGAAGCTGGATTTGGGAAAACAAGGAGCTACTACTCATGGGCCAAAGTCGCCTCTCGACGAAGCCAGAACAGTGCAGCTGGCTGAACAGAACAGACCCGACCAGTTAGGTGCGAGGCAAGAGGCTTTGATGTCAAAAAGATCTGGCTTGAAGAGGTTCGGTGGCTCCAGAGCTCCTCATGATGTGTCCAACCTGGTTCGGCAAAGGGAACTGTTTCCGTCTGGCATGGAGATAATGAATGATTCGTATTTCCCTCGCAAGTTGAATGAAAACAATGATGTGAGTGAGGAACACGTGCCAACTTCAGAAAAAAGCATGTGGTGTGACGAGTCAGAGAAATACATTCCTCCTGAGGGCTGGTTAGCTTGCTTAAACAGCATGGATTCCAACTCAAATTACAATCCGCATTTCTCCCGAAGGAAACGTCCGAGTGTACTTAGCTTTACCTCGGATGAGATGTCTTCTGTAGATGAAGACTCGTCGATGGACGATGCACCACTGTCATATTTTGTTTCTGACTACATGCTTCAGAATAtgtatacctttaagaaaagCGTCGAAGGTTTGGAGatagataaaataaaaagtggaggCTCCCTCAATGAAGATGAGGAAGTGGTGGGGATGGAACAGGACAATACCAGCTGCAGCCAGAACTTGAAGGGCAGCTCACGGGTCAAGATCAAAGAGGTTTCCAGTCCAAGTGGCAAGCTGGGTGTTCTCCCCAGGACTTCCAGTAAAAGGCATCTCCAGTCTCTCAAGAAGAAAGCTACTAAGAGTTTGTCTCCATCAGAAGCAGATGAGTCTGAAGAATACTGGGTAAAGGAaccggaagaagaggaggaagaggaggaagaggaggaggaggacaacgaCGACTACTTGAATCAAAGAGGCTCCAGAAGAACCTTGACCCCCACCAGAAGTTGCCCTTACAGGCAGACCGGCCAGCAAGTGATCTGGAGAGTACCAAAAAATGCTGTGCCAGCACACCTCCTTAGTTGGCCTGTGCAAGATAAAATGAAAACGGCAACTAAACTGAAGAAGGATCAAGAACAAGTTGAGGATCTCTTCGGTGACtacagcttctggctgcagaggccTACGTCCCAGCAACTAGAAGCGCTTGAGGCACGAAGAAATTCACAAAAGAGTTCAG GAAGGCTACAAAAGGAAGGTGGGAGGACTGCATCTGCTGAATACTGGGTGAAAAGTGGAGCTAGGCCCAAATTTGCTAGCCTCGTACATGGTGACCACTTCCCCGtaatcagaagcagagagagag GTGACTTGCTTCTAGGCATGCCAAAGAGAAAAGCACGGAAGCCTCCACATAAGCGTAGAGACACAAGACATGACATAGAAGTTGAAGAATGGGAGAAGCCCAAAGCCACCCAACACAAGG GACGTGGAACAAGGAGATCTCTCTATAAAAGAAGATAA
- the LOC114607104 gene encoding uncharacterized protein LOC114607104 isoform X3, which yields MKASSENGPYSTNQRPFFYAQPTAQQPFPNPWFLGPMYNPYGIPTAGLRSGNPYFPFYSVPVQEYPGYLIPQHPMQMRVNRRPYFNGPPPSSPMFFQATRFRHYNPGKRTETKETQTDPRQAESKPKKHQDHGLEVRDCEMGNMACVSSGVGKDADISLEKPERAVSPLIAERDFAKGSAGSLQFRSLPPSGYAFEKEEVRIEYGNSGGPAIQLWKSFKETIPLYDVVKKPVPENVMQRDMFAMSSCEGVAYGPHEQTELVPSISYPEEQEAVEDVQETEPQYKSKLDLGKQGATTHGPKSPLDEARTVQLAEQNRPDQLGARQEALMSKRSGLKRFGGSRAPHDVSNLVRQRELFPSGMEIMNDSYFPRKLNENNDVSEEHVPTSEKSMWCDESEKYIPPEGWLACLNSMDSNSNYNPHFSRRKRPSVLSFTSDEMSSVDEDSSMDDAPLSYFVSDYMLQNMYTFKKSVEGLEIDKIKSGGSLNEDEEVVGMEQDNTSCSQNLKGSSRVKIKEVSSPSGKLGVLPRTSSKRHLQSLKKKATKSLSPSEADESEEYWVKEPEEEEEEEEEEEEDNDDYLNQRGSRRTLTPTRSCPYRQTGQQVIWRVPKNAVPAHLLSWPVQDKMKTATKLKKDQEQVEDLFGDYSFWLQRPTSQQLEALEARRNSQKSSGRLQKEGGRTASAEYWVKSGARPKFASLVHGDHFPVIRSRERGDLLLGMPKRKARKPPHKRRDTRHDIEVEEWEKPKATQHKGRGTRRSLYKRR from the exons ATGAAAGCTTCCTCGGAAAACGGACCCTATTCCACAAACCAAAGGCCCTTTTTTTACGCACAACCGACGGCACAGCAACCCTTCCCTAATCCATGGTTCCTTGGCCCAATGTACAACCCGTACGGCATCCCTACAGCAG GCTTAAGAAGTGGGAATCCATATTTCCCCTTTTACTCCGTTCCTGTTCAAGAGTATCCTGGATATCTTATTCCACAGCATCCCATGCAAATGAGAGTTAACAGGAGACCCTATTTCAATGGTCCTCCACCCTCATCACCCATGTTTTTCCAAGCCACACGCTTCAGGCACTATAATCCCGGCAAGCGAACAGAGACCAAAGAAACTCAGACTGACCCTAGGCAGGCTGAAAGCAAACCGAAAAAACATCAGGATCATGGTTTAGAAGTGAGAGACTGTGAAATGGGGAACATGGCCTGTGTCTCATCTGGTGTTGGTAAAGATGCTGATATCTCTTTGGAAAAGCCAGAGAGGGCTGTATCTCCTCTTATTGCAGAGAGAGACTTTGCCAAGGGCTCTGCAGGTTCTTTACAGTTCCGAAGCCTTCCCCCATCAGGTTACGCTTTTGAGAAAGAGGAAGTGAGAATAGAGTACGGGAACAGCGGTGGTCCCGCCATTCAACTATGGAAGTCCTTCAAAGAAACAATTCCTCTTTATGATGTGGTGAAGAAGCCAGTGCCGGAGAATGTGATGCAAAGGGATATGTTTGCTATGAGTTCCTGCGAAGGCGTTGCCTATGGGCCTCATGAACAAACTGAACTGGTGCCGAGCATTTCTTACCCAGAGGAGCAAGAGGCTGTTGAAGATGTGCAAGAGACGGAGCCTCAATATAAATCGAAGCTGGATTTGGGAAAACAAGGAGCTACTACTCATGGGCCAAAGTCGCCTCTCGACGAAGCCAGAACAGTGCAGCTGGCTGAACAGAACAGACCCGACCAGTTAGGTGCGAGGCAAGAGGCTTTGATGTCAAAAAGATCTGGCTTGAAGAGGTTCGGTGGCTCCAGAGCTCCTCATGATGTGTCCAACCTGGTTCGGCAAAGGGAACTGTTTCCGTCTGGCATGGAGATAATGAATGATTCGTATTTCCCTCGCAAGTTGAATGAAAACAATGATGTGAGTGAGGAACACGTGCCAACTTCAGAAAAAAGCATGTGGTGTGACGAGTCAGAGAAATACATTCCTCCTGAGGGCTGGTTAGCTTGCTTAAACAGCATGGATTCCAACTCAAATTACAATCCGCATTTCTCCCGAAGGAAACGTCCGAGTGTACTTAGCTTTACCTCGGATGAGATGTCTTCTGTAGATGAAGACTCGTCGATGGACGATGCACCACTGTCATATTTTGTTTCTGACTACATGCTTCAGAATAtgtatacctttaagaaaagCGTCGAAGGTTTGGAGatagataaaataaaaagtggaggCTCCCTCAATGAAGATGAGGAAGTGGTGGGGATGGAACAGGACAATACCAGCTGCAGCCAGAACTTGAAGGGCAGCTCACGGGTCAAGATCAAAGAGGTTTCCAGTCCAAGTGGCAAGCTGGGTGTTCTCCCCAGGACTTCCAGTAAAAGGCATCTCCAGTCTCTCAAGAAGAAAGCTACTAAGAGTTTGTCTCCATCAGAAGCAGATGAGTCTGAAGAATACTGGGTAAAGGAaccggaagaagaggaggaagaggaggaagaggaggaggaggacaacgaCGACTACTTGAATCAAAGAGGCTCCAGAAGAACCTTGACCCCCACCAGAAGTTGCCCTTACAGGCAGACCGGCCAGCAAGTGATCTGGAGAGTACCAAAAAATGCTGTGCCAGCACACCTCCTTAGTTGGCCTGTGCAAGATAAAATGAAAACGGCAACTAAACTGAAGAAGGATCAAGAACAAGTTGAGGATCTCTTCGGTGACtacagcttctggctgcagaggccTACGTCCCAGCAACTAGAAGCGCTTGAGGCACGAAGAAATTCACAAAAGAGTTCAG GAAGGCTACAAAAGGAAGGTGGGAGGACTGCATCTGCTGAATACTGGGTGAAAAGTGGAGCTAGGCCCAAATTTGCTAGCCTCGTACATGGTGACCACTTCCCCGtaatcagaagcagagagagag GTGACTTGCTTCTAGGCATGCCAAAGAGAAAAGCACGGAAGCCTCCACATAAGCGTAGAGACACAAGACATGACATAGAAGTTGAAGAATGGGAGAAGCCCAAAGCCACCCAACACAAGG GACGTGGAACAAGGAGATCTCTCTATAAAAGAAGATAA